TTTGTGACAACGATTCAAGTCCCTCTCTCgtggtctccaaggtcttgacgctccaacaccaccaagaagaagaccaacggtgccacatcttccacaccaaggccggcatcaacGGGCGTTCCGTGAAAGTCATCATCGACGGAGGTAGTTGTcacaacttggcaagtgaagagctatgttccaagctgcaattggtcaagaagaagcaccctcgtccctacaaggtgcaatggctaagcgactccgGCACTATTCAAGTGGAGCATACGGTGCAAGTTTCTTTGAAGATCGGTGCCTACGAGGACACCTTGGAGTGCGACGTAGTTCCTATGTCCGTGTGCCATCTTATTTTGGGAAGACCTTGGCAATTCGACCGCGGCGTCATCCACAACTGAAGAActaaccactatagcttcaagatgaagggcAAGGAGTACATACTTCGACCAATGtcaccaagccaagtgatcgccgacaagcaagcttCCACCCATCATGGAGATACTAGTGAGAGAGTGTACCACCAAAGAGaaagtgagcgccacaagcccaaattgagcgACTCTTCACCAAGAGAGAAAAAATTAGTCCTCCTAGCCACAAAaagagagatgagagaagtgtgtgagaacccatcaagtgtcatcCACTATGTCCTCCTATGCAAAGATGAGGTTGCAAAGACTAACACTCCTAATCCGCTTCCTTTAGTGTTTTCTAACTTGTTGCAGGAATTCGAGGATGTCtttcccgatgagctacctcccaGTCTCCCTCCTCTACGTGGCATTGAACATaggatcgacctcatccccggagcacctctACCTAACAAGGATccataccgcgtcaaccccgaagaaactaaggagatccaacggcaagtacaacaactcatcgacaacggCCATGTACGTGAAAGCTTAAGCCCTTGTGCCGTTCCGGTTATACTTGTGCCTAAACAAGATGGTAGTTTTCGCATGTGCTTTGATTGTAGACCCATCAATCCTATCACCGTTAGATATAGGCATCCCATACctcgccttgatgatatgctagatgagcttagcggtgccactattttctcaaaaattgatctcaaaagtggttactatcaaatccgcatacaagaaggtgatgaatggaaaaccgcttccAAAACTAAATTTGGCTTGTACGAGTGGTTagttatgcctatgggtttatctgaagctcccggtactttcatgcgtcttatgcattttGTGCTTCGTCCTTACATCGGAGTGTTTGTTGTAGTCTACTTCGACGACAtacttgtttttagcaaatccaTCAAAGATCATGTAAAGCATGTTAGGGCCGTTTTGCAAACTCTTCGCAAGGAGCGTCTTTATGCCAACATGAAAAAAATGCACTTTTGGCGTTgacaagcttgttttcttgggtttcgttgtTTCCTCAAAGGGTGTCCATGTTGATGAGTCTAAAATTGAAGCAATTAAAACTTGGACACAACCCactaatttgcaacaagtgcgtagttttcttggccTTGCGGATTTCTATCGTCGCTTTGTGAAAGATTTTAGCACTATTGCCGCACtgttgcatgctttgagtaagaaaaatgctcCTTTTGTTTGGGGACCTTTGCAATCTACCGCTTTTGATGAGCTCAAATcattgcttactcatgctccgaTTCTTGctttacccaactttgacaaaactTTTGAGGTTCATTGCGATGCAAGTGGTAATGGATTTGGTGGAGTTTTGATGCAAGAAAAGCGAGCTATTGCATATTTTAGTGAAAAACTATCCGGTGCTCAACTTaactatcccatctatgacaTAGAATTGTATGCTTTAGTGCGTGTGTTGCATGTTTGGGAACATTATCTTAGACCACATGAGTTTGTCATACATACCGATCATGAAACTCTTAAGTACCTTAAAGGCCAAACCAAGTTGAATAAACggcatgctaaatggagtgaatttattgaatcTTTCCCCTATGTGATCAAGTACATTAAGGGCAAAGAGAATGTTTTAGCGGACGCTCTTTCCCGCAAATGCATGTtagttactcaacttgaattgaatgttgtTGGATTTGACCATATCAAAGATTTGTATGAGCATGATGTGACTTTTGCTACTCCTTTTGCTAAGTGTgtgacgcatacttcttgggaaTGATActatatcaaagatggttatctaatgagagctaacaaactatgcattcccgagtcttctcttcgtttgttacttttgcaagaggctcatggaggtggactcatgggacactttggacgcgacaaaacttttgccacgctctccaagaactatttttggcccaagatgtttcgcgatGTCTCACGCTTCACCAACCGGTGCTCTACATGTTGCAAAGCTAAGTCACAATCTCAATCCCATGGTTTACATATGCCTTTACCTATTCCACATCAACcttgggaagatattagcatggattttgtgcttggattacctaggactcaaaatggcaaggactctgtatttgttgttgtggaccgattctccaaaatggctcattttataccatgcaataagatagaagatgcttcacatgttgcaaatcttttttgtagggaaatcttgaggTTGCACGGCGTGCCAAAGACAATTGTGTCGGACCGAGACGTCAAGTTcttaagctacttttggaagacgctttgcgccaagctcggaatcaagctactctTCTCCACGGCGTATCATCCTCAAACCGATGGCCAAACGGAAGTCACCAACCGGACGCTTGCCACTCTCCTACGCGTGTttataaagaagaacatcaaggagtgggaggagtgcttacccatcgccgagtacgcctacaaccgcgcaagacactctaccaccggcaagtcccccttcgaggttgtctatggcttcaacccattgtcaccattggACATCCTTCCTCTACCGCTTCAAGAGTGAGCAAACATGGACGCTAGTGCAAGAGCcacctacctcaagaagatgcatgaagaaacACGTTCCAcgatcgagcgccaagtacaacgactcgcctCCAAGCTCAACATCCACAAGTCTCCGATGGTGTTCCAACCAGGCGATCTAGTATGGTTACACCtccgcaaggaccgcttccccaaggagcgcaagtccaagctactaccgAGAGCGGATGGACcattcaaggtgcttgcacgctacaacgcCAACGCCTACAAGGTCGACATTCCACGCGACAAGTACAACAtaagcgacatcttcaacgtcaaagacttggccaagtaccatggtgatgatgatcacgatccgtggacggatctctcccaaggggggggggatgatgcggagcatcccttgACTACCCGCATcgacactccatcaccaccacaagCACTGAGAGGACCGACGACAAGAGCCCGCGCATGCGCCGTCGAGAACGAGGTCACTTCTTTCCTATTCGTGTCTCGTTCGGATTCGTGTGAGAATTGGATTCTACCTCAAACGGAGACATTGTTCATTCTTAGGTACCAAGTAGATGAGCGTGAGAAGGAGTGGATGGAGATTCAAGCATGCACGGAGGAGAAGAGCGAAGAAGGAAGCGGGAGGGCAAAACCCcctggacaccccgggtgcccggcccttgcaactccgggtgcccggccacctTCACCTTGGCGCTGCCCCTGCTcggtccgggtgcccggccccttgGCTCCCGGGTGCTCGAGCCCCTGCCCTGCCACCAGCcgcacccccgggtgcccggcctctcCCAGCCGGCCGCCTGGAGCAACCCCGGTGCCTGGGCTTGGGACCCCCGGGTGCCCGTCCACCTCCCAGCCGCGCCCCCTGTATGGGCCGGGTGCTCGGCCCCTTCGCACCGGGTGCCCGGCCGAACCTGGGCGCGGGTCTCTgaccggtccgggtgcccggcccctttgccccgggtgcccggaccacTCCGGGAAGGCCTGCGTGTCTCTTTGGGTCTTTGCCCTTGTATCCCCTCTCCACTCTTATTCCGTCCCTAGACTATAAGTACCCATCTACTAGCTTGTTTGAAGGGATAGCAAAGTATTTAGAACACaaagagagagctttgctcatcttcctcctctaggagatctagacctcctcttggagatcaagccctcctcttggagaagatcctcttggatatcaagacctcacctagtgggaagaaccttaccctagtgctattttccttgaattgttcatgtaatcttgtggatctcatgtatgctactctagtggatgtgatATTTGGGTTTGTTTGAGTGATTTGTTCCTTGTATTCTTGAGCGCTCTTCCTCttcccccctccaagtgtgaaaagatcccctctagggtttcaccctacaacagCTTTGTTATTGTAACGCATTGTTTCATTTGGATTCTTTATAGTTGCACATTGTTTTCGTTTGGATTCTCGAGTTTTCGTTTGGATTCTTAAGTTTTCGTTTATTTGCAAAAGTTGTTATCACTTCTCATAGATTCATTTAGCTTGGCCTCAATTACTGCTCTATGAAGAACTCCGCCCCCACGCCCAGTTGTGCCACATAAATCCACATACCACCATGTTCCACCTTTGTGTGGGCCTGGTGATGCAGTAAGGTACATTCTCATATCCTGCCTCTTGTAAGTACGTTACCTCTTATAATCTGTTGTTGGATCTGTCATTGGAAAGAGACATGACAAATTGGAGGGAGTAATATTTTAAtcttttttatttgtttttgGGCACTTGTATAGAAGGTTGTCTATTTTGTTATGTTGATAGATGCCAACCGGATGCAACCTTTACACATTTCTTTATGAACATGTAGAATGCCGATAATTGATAAATATGAAGACGCGGGCACAATTGTAAAAGAGGATCTAGAGTCAGGGACGATCTTTGAGGGTGACCATCTTACAGTTATGCTGGGAGAGGAAAATTTCATTTTTTACATCAATTTCACACCCTTTTGTATGCATGTCCCCCTTATGACAGTTTAGTTGTTTTGCGGCGTCTTTTATTCCAAAAAGTTATGTGTGAAAGTCGTCAACATAAGCTTGAGCCAAAAGAAAGTAGATCACACTATCCGGTCAGGAATGTTCATGTTAAATTATCTGGAGCCAAAGAGATAATGTTGCGACTGACATCAAGCTTTCATGCATTGGGTAAGCAACATTTTCAAGAAATAGGTATATAGTGTTAAACTACCAAACCAGCCCCTAACCGCAGTCAATGTCATTCCATGCAGTTAATGTCAGGATCTAGACGAACACCAAAGAAATGTGTAGCTGTCGATAACTGACGAACACCTGCAGTAACACTTCCTCAGTTATCCAACGGTGGGTATGGGAGTGGGTAAATGGAGATAGACAGCCAGGATGATAGATTAAACACCGTGTGGGGTTAACCTTGTAAGATTAAACACGTGTGGGCTTAACCGTTGTAATTCAAATGTACTCATCACTGTTTATGTTCTACCTTGTCACTGCTCTTAACTCTAACCGGGCAAACCGGGTATGTTATAAGCCAAAAGCAAGAAATGAAAGAGTGCGAAGAAATCAATCCTAATTATATCTAGTCACTCTAGCCAGGGTTCTGTACTTCCGTTCTTCCCCGACCACGTATATTTCGTCCCCATCACCGCATCGAGAGGAGGGGGACATGATCAAGGGACTCCGCCGGCGCATCGCCGCATCGAGAgggcatcatcatcaccatccatCTGTCTTCATCATCACAACCCCATCCCCATCTCCATCTCTTTGCAACACATCAGCCGACGCGGATGCACTTTTGTATCATTTTGGCAATACCTCCGCGGTGTTCATCGTGATTCACCCGGCGATGTTTGTGCCCTCGACGCCATCTGAAAACCAAAACCCATGGAAAATAAGAACACACGCAATTATATTAtaataagaaagaaaaaagaaaagaaagcgGTTTTTCCTCGTTACCGCATTTCGCTCCTTGGTTCTCTCCGACGCGCAACGACCAGTTTACCCACCAGCTCCAGCCAAAGTCCGTCCCCAGTCCACGGCGAGCTCCGCTTCCCCGACGCACGGCACGGCGCGGCGGAAAAATTAAAGCGGGCACGAGGAGGGGAAAAAAGCAGTCTTGCACGCACGCACGAACTCCCACTCCCCTCCCCGCCGTCTTCCCCCGAGCAGCCGCTCGCCGGATCTCCGCCCCAGATCCACCCCCCATGCCGCCCCCCGCCCCGAGGTCCAGCTAGCCCGCCCGCCGGCCACCCAAATGGGCCGCCCCAGGCCGCTCAACTCGGGCGGCATCGACCCCATCGCCGAGgagtcgtcgccgtcgccgccgcaccACCCCCCTCCCCACGGCGACCCCGCGGCCCTGGCCTGCGCGATCTCCGCGCAGGCCAGCGCGGTGCTGGCCGTGATGCGCCGGGGCCTCCGCCAcccgcgcgccgcggccgccgACGACGCGGCGGCCGACCACCCGCTCGTGGCCTCCCTCAAGGCCCTGCGCCGGCTCGCCTTCGCcccgctcgccgccgcctccccctcgctCCCGGCCGCCGCGCTGCGGCCCTTCCTCGACGCGGTGCGGTCCGAGGACGCCGGCGCCGACGCCACCTCGGCGGCCCTCGCCGCGCTGCACGAGGTCATGGCGCTCACCGCCCCCGCCCTCCCGGGCTCCGCGCTGCGGGAGGTCGTCGACGCCGTCGCCTGCTGCCGCTTCGAGGCCGGCGCCGAGCCCGCCGCCGAGGAGGACGTGCTCATGCGGATGCTGCAGGCGCTCCTCGCCTGCctccgcgcccccgccgcccccgcgctcGGGGACCAGCACGTCCTCACCGCCGTCAACACCTGCTTCCGCGTCGTCCACCAGGCCGCCGCCAAGGGCGAGCTCCTGCAGCGCTTCTCCCGCCACGTGATGCACGAGCTCGTCCGCCTCGTCTTCGCCCGCCTCCCGCTGATAGGCGCCGGCGACGCGGACGACGCTGCCGTCAAACCAGAGGTATGCTAAGTTCTTCGTAATGTGAGCTTCTGCTTTCGCTATTATTAGTGCATCCAGTCCACAAATGCCACTCAACTCCGCAGCTCATCCTTACAACTACTAGCACAAATTTACGATTTTCATTTTGCTGTATCCAAGAATGCAGCACCATTGCACACAGTaaatgctactccctccgtcacataatgtaaggtCCTGCTTGGAATGGGTGTAAGTTTTTACACCTGTATTTATCTTGCAGGTGTAAATTACTGGTCGCCTCTTGATTCCAGACTGAAATTAAAACGACGGAAGGAGGTCTGTATCCTAAACCGGCCAAAAACGAGCTGAAACGCTATTCCAAGCAGGGCCTAAGAGtatttttgacactacactagtgtcaaatatgctcttatattatgggacttttgacactacactagtgtcaaaaaggCTCTTATATTATGGCACTGAGGGATTGGAACAGATGCATTGAACCTAACTGATTATGCTGCACTGGTCCTGACCAACTGATCAAGTGAGTGAGATAAGAGATCGGGTAGAACTCAATTGGGTAGGGCAGAGAGGCTGGGAAGGTGATTGTTTTTTCCTACTGTTTGAACTAAATGATGCACAAAAAATCTAATCCCATAATGTTATTGCGTATGCGAATACTGCAATCGATGTTTGAGCCCTCCAAAATTATGTTGTTTCTTGCACCAGCCTGGCCCTTGTAAGTCTCCTATAAGTAGACAAAGTATAGCTTGTTTAAATATGTGCAAGACTAGTATGGTCAGGAAATCGCAGTTGGTTGCAAACCAAACAAGAGGTCTGTTTTGCCAAAATTTTGGATGGTCCaatggccacaatccaaacataAACAAGGTACCAAAAAATTTGTCGCTTTGGTCACACCAAATTTTTGGTGgggctagttggggctcaaaccAAACATACCCTTTGGCACAATCAGTTCATTGGATATCCCAAAAGGTGTTGAAAAGTTATGCCAGCATTCACACAAGATCCGTCTACCACGACATGGAATTTCAGATCCATTTGCTACTATTCACCGCCAAATTTGCCATTTTGTTACTCGACCTGTGGTTCAGGTTCGGAATTTTTTATTCAAATTAGATGCAATCTGTAGAACTGCTATCAAAATAATTCAGGATTTAAACAAGCTTTTGGATCCCCGTATGGGCTAACGCCACAGATCACACCTCAGGTCCTGATCTTATACAAGTTTGGAATTTTGGTTAGCTTCTTGGCATTTATTTTTATATCATGTACCGTTCTCATGTATTAGATGACATTTTTGCTCCATTTGGTTACAATTGATTTCTGTGTTGTACTCGTGCAGATGGGTGGCATGGATAAGAATCATCCATTTGGTATCGGGCAAATGGAAAATGGAAACGGAAGCTATGTGTCCGAGGCAGGTACACCTGATGAGAATTCTCCGGATGGTAGTGTCCTTGTTGTGGAGCCATATGGAACTCCTTGCATGGAGGAGATTTTCCATTTCCTATGCTCTCTCCTCAGTGGTGTTGAGCTGAACGGGTATGATGAAGGTCAACCTTTGTTTGCTCTGAAGTTGATCAATTCAGCGATAGAGCTTGGTGGGTCTGCAATTGGGAGGCATCCAAAGGTGCTGTCGCTGGTCCAAGATGAGCTTTTCCGAAACCTAATGCAGCTTGGCTTATCGATAAGCCCGCTTACTCTTTCAGTGGTGTGCAGCATCGTGTTGAATCTTTACCATCACCTCCGTAATGAGCTCAAGATGCAGCTTGAGGCCTTTTTTTGTTGCATAATTCTAAGGCTCGCACAGCCCCGATTTGGAGCAACATATCATCAGCAGGAGGTTGCGATGGAAGCTCTTGTAGACTTCTGTCGACAGAAGAATTTTATGGTGGAGATGTACGCCAATCTTGACTGTGACATAACATGCAGGAATGTGTTTGAGGAGCTTGCAAATCTTCTATCAAAGAGTGCATTTCCTATTAACTGCCCCTTGTCTTCTATGCACATTCTTGCTCTGGAAGGCTTGATTGCTGTGATTCAGGGAATGGCTGATCGGATTGGGAATGCAACCTCTGGCCCTGAACTAAGGTCTGTGGAACTTGATGAATATGCTCCATTCTGGACTGTTAAGTGCGAGAATTTTTTGGATCCTCAGCATTGGGTGAAATTTGTCCGCCAAAGGAAGTATGTCAAGAGGAGGCTAATGATTGGCGCTGATCACTTCAACAGGGACCCAAAGAAAGGTCTGGAGTTCCTTCAAGGCAATCATCTGTTGCCCGAGAAGCTTGATCCGCAGAGTGTGGCTTGTTTTTTCCGCTACACAGCTGGTCTGGATAAGAATCTCGTAGGAGACTTTCTCGGCAATCATGACGAGTTTTGTGTTCAGGTGCTTCATGAGTTTGCTCAGACCTTTGACTTCGAGGAGATGAACTTGGATACAGCTCTGAGGTTATTTTTGGAGACATTCCGACTACCTGGAGAATCTCAGAAGATACAGAGGGTTCTTGAGGCCTTTTCAGATAGATACTATGAGCAGGCTCCGCAAGCTTTTGCAAATAAAGACACTGCTTTGCTGCTGTCTTACTCAATTATAATGCTGAACACTGATCAGCATAACATGCAGGTGAAAAAGAAGATGACTGAGGAGGACTTCATAAAAAACAACAGGAACATAAATGGGGGTAGTGACCTCCCACGTGAGATGTTGTCTGAGCTATACCACGCTATCTGCCGAAATGAGATTAAGACCACGCCCGAGCAGGGCATGGGATATTTGGAAATGTCTCCCAGCCGTTGGATAGATCTAATGCGGAAGTCCAAGTCAACACCCCAGTATATTGTTGGTGATTCTCAGCCTTTCCTCGACCACGATATGTTTGCTATCATGTCTGGCCCTACTATTGCTGCCATTGCAGTGGTATTTGATCATTCGGAACATGAAGAAGTTCTGTTGACCTGTGTGGATGGCTTCTTGGGCATCGCAAAGATCTCAGCATTTCATCATCTTGAAGACGTTTTGGACGATCTTGTTGTTTCTCTCTGCAAATTCACCACTCTTTTGAATACCTCTTTGGTCGAGGAACCAGTCACCGCCTTTGGAGATGATCTGAAGGCTAGATTGGCAACTGAGACACTGTTTACCATAGCTAATAAATATGGGCATTACATACGTACTGGTTGGAGGAATGTATTGGATTGCATCCTGAGACTGCATAAGCTAGGGCTTCTTCCTGCCCGTGTTGCTAGTGATGCAGCTGATGATTCAGAAGTTTCTGCTGAAACTGTCCAAGGAAAGCCTGTTCCTAGCTCAATCTCCACATCTCACATTCCAGTGATGGGTACCCCTCGGAAATCCTCTGGACTCATGGGAAGATTTAGTCAGCTACTCTCGCTTGACAGCGAGGAACCAAGATCACAACCaactgagcagcaacttgctgcCCACCAGAGGACTCTTCAGACAATCCAGAAGTGCCGCATTGATGGTATATTTACAGAGAGCAAGGTTTTGCAACCTGATTCACTATTGCAGCTTGCCAGGGCACTGATATGGGCTGCAGGGCGGCCTCAAAAGGTTGCCAGTTCGCCAGACGACGAAGACACAGCA
This genomic window from Aegilops tauschii subsp. strangulata cultivar AL8/78 chromosome 4, Aet v6.0, whole genome shotgun sequence contains:
- the LOC109785941 gene encoding ARF guanine-nucleotide exchange factor GNOM, which translates into the protein MGRPRPLNSGGIDPIAEESSPSPPHHPPPHGDPAALACAISAQASAVLAVMRRGLRHPRAAAADDAAADHPLVASLKALRRLAFAPLAAASPSLPAAALRPFLDAVRSEDAGADATSAALAALHEVMALTAPALPGSALREVVDAVACCRFEAGAEPAAEEDVLMRMLQALLACLRAPAAPALGDQHVLTAVNTCFRVVHQAAAKGELLQRFSRHVMHELVRLVFARLPLIGAGDADDAAVKPEMGGMDKNHPFGIGQMENGNGSYVSEAGTPDENSPDGSVLVVEPYGTPCMEEIFHFLCSLLSGVELNGYDEGQPLFALKLINSAIELGGSAIGRHPKVLSLVQDELFRNLMQLGLSISPLTLSVVCSIVLNLYHHLRNELKMQLEAFFCCIILRLAQPRFGATYHQQEVAMEALVDFCRQKNFMVEMYANLDCDITCRNVFEELANLLSKSAFPINCPLSSMHILALEGLIAVIQGMADRIGNATSGPELRSVELDEYAPFWTVKCENFLDPQHWVKFVRQRKYVKRRLMIGADHFNRDPKKGLEFLQGNHLLPEKLDPQSVACFFRYTAGLDKNLVGDFLGNHDEFCVQVLHEFAQTFDFEEMNLDTALRLFLETFRLPGESQKIQRVLEAFSDRYYEQAPQAFANKDTALLLSYSIIMLNTDQHNMQVKKKMTEEDFIKNNRNINGGSDLPREMLSELYHAICRNEIKTTPEQGMGYLEMSPSRWIDLMRKSKSTPQYIVGDSQPFLDHDMFAIMSGPTIAAIAVVFDHSEHEEVLLTCVDGFLGIAKISAFHHLEDVLDDLVVSLCKFTTLLNTSLVEEPVTAFGDDLKARLATETLFTIANKYGHYIRTGWRNVLDCILRLHKLGLLPARVASDAADDSEVSAETVQGKPVPSSISTSHIPVMGTPRKSSGLMGRFSQLLSLDSEEPRSQPTEQQLAAHQRTLQTIQKCRIDGIFTESKVLQPDSLLQLARALIWAAGRPQKVASSPDDEDTAVFCLELLIAITLNNRDRIVLLWQGVYEHIANIVQSTVMPCALVEKAIFGLLRICQRLLPYKENLADELLRSLQLVLKLDARVADAYCENITQEVARLVKANAGHIKSQMGWRTVVLLLSITARHPDASGVGFEAIMFIMSEGHLSRSNYAFCIEASRQFAESRVGLTDRSIRALDLMADSVTYLARWSQDTKEPGEEADRGVEAIREMWLKLLQALKKLSLDQREEVRNHALVSLQRCLTATEGIGLQSTTWSHAFDHIIFALLDDLLEIAQNHSQKDHRNMEGSLVLAVKLVAKVYLQLLPDLFGLSSFCKLWLGVLSRMEKCIKTKVRGKRSDKLQELIPDLLRNILVAMKSRGILAKRSTIGGDSLWELTWLHVNNISTGLQSEVFPSQEYEPPSNAGSPRGGLNDAEIKN